The Vicia villosa cultivar HV-30 ecotype Madison, WI linkage group LG1, Vvil1.0, whole genome shotgun sequence genome includes a region encoding these proteins:
- the LOC131644355 gene encoding uncharacterized protein LOC131644355: MRVAVVGAGISGLVSAYVLAKGGVNVVLYEKEDYLGGHAKTVNADGVDLDLGFMVFNRVTYPNMMEFFEGLGVDMELSDMSFAVSLDKGRGYEWGSRNGLSGLFAQKTNALNPYFWQMIREIIKFKDDAISYIDMLEKNPDMDHNESLGQFLKSRGYSELFQKAYLIPICGSIWSCSSEGVLSFSAFSVLSFCRNHHLLQLFGRPQWLTVKWRSQNYVKKVKEELQSNGSQIIANCEVTLVSESEKGCVVHCKDGSEEIYDGCIMAVHAPDALRLLGDEATYDERRILGAFQYAYSDIYLHRDKNFMPQNSAAWSAWNFLGSNNNKVCVTYWLNILQNIEEVGEPFLVTLNPDHVPENILLKWSTGHPIPSVAAYKASVELDHIQGKRTIWFSGAYQGYGFHEDGLKAGMVAAHDVLGKCCTLKSNPKHMVPSWKELGARHFVTRFLSYFITTGSLTLLEEGGTMFNFEGTGKKCSPKTVLRVHNPQFYWKIMTQADLGLADAYINGDFSFVDKDEGLLNFFLILIANRDLNASNSKLKKSRGWWTPILFTAGLTSAKFFMDHVSRKNTLTQARRNISRHYDLSNELFALFLDETMTYSSAVFKNEDEDLKDAQMRKISLLIEKARIEKKHEILEIGCGWGSLAIEVVKRTGCKYTGITLSKEQLKLAEKRVKDAGLEDNIKFLLCDYRQLRKTHKYDRIISCEMIEAVGHEYMDEFFGCCESALADDGLLVLQFISIPDERYDEYRRSSDFIKEYIFPGGCLPCLSRITSAMATTSRLCVEHVENLGIHYYQTLRLWRKNFLERESEILALGFNEKFIRTWEYYFDYCGAGFKSRTLGNYQVVFSRPGNVTAFSDPYRSWP; encoded by the exons ATGAGAGTTGCAGTGGTTGGTGCTGGGATTAGTGGTTTGGTTTCAGCTTATGTATTGGCCAAAGGTGGAGTCAATGTGGTTCTCTATGAGAAGGAAGATTACTTGGGTGGTCATGCAAAAACTGTTAATGCTGATGGTGTTGATTTGGACCTTGGTTTCATGGTCTTCAACAGG GTGACATATCCCAATATGATGGAATTCTTTGAGGGTCTTGGAGTTGATATGGAGCTGTCAGACATGTCATTTGCTGTCAGCCTAGACAAAGGCCGCGGCTACGAATGGGGAAGCAGAAACGGCTTGTCCGGCTTATTTGCACAGAAGACGAATGCGTTGAATCCTTACTTTTGGCAAATGATTAGGGAAATTATTAAGTTCAAAGATGATGCTATAAG TTACATTGATATGCTTGAGAAAAATCCAGATATGGATCATAATGAGTCTCTGGGGCAGTTTCTCAAGTCAAGGGGTTACTCAGAATTATTTCAGAAAGCGTATCTT ATTCCAATTTGTGGTTCTATTTGGTCATGCTCTTCTGAAGGAGTTTTGAGCTTTTCTGCTTTCTCAGTTCTTTCGTTCTGTCGCAATCACCATCTACTTCAG CTCTTTGGAAGACCGCAATGGCTAACTGTCAAATGGCGCTCACAGAATTATGTTAAGAAGGTTAAAGAAGAGCTTCAGAGTAATGGTAGTCAAATAATAGCTAATTGTGAAGTGACTTTGGTTTCAGAATCTGAAAAAG GATGTGTTGTACATTGCAAAGATGGTTCTGAAGAAATCTACGACGGATGCATAATGGCAGTACATGCACCTGATGCTTTGAGATTATTAGGAGACGAAGCAACATACGACGAGAGAAGAATTCTTGGTGCTTTTCAATATGCATACAG TGATATTTATCTTCATCGCGATAAAAATTTCATGCCTCAAAACTCAGCAGCATGGAGTGCTTGGAATTTTCTTGGAAGTAACAACAATAAAGTTTGTGTGACATATTGGCTAAACATTCTTCAG AATATTGAAGAAGTAGGTGAACCCTTCTTAGTTACTCTGAATCCAGATCATGTACCAGAAAACATCTTGCTGAAGTGGTCAACCGGCCATCCGATACCGTCAGTTGCTGCATACAAAGCTTCAGTAGAGCTAGACCATATTCAAGGGAAAAGAACAATCTGGTTTTCTGGGGCATACCAAG GTTATGGATTTCATGAAGATGGATTAAAG GCTGGCATGGTTGCAGCTCATGATGTTCTTGGAAAATGTTGTACCCTTAAGTCCAACCCAAAACACATGGTACCTTCTTGGAAGGAACTCGGAGCACGCCACTTCGTAACTAGATTCCTTAGTTACTTTATTACAACAGGCTCTTTAAC CTTATTGGAGGAAGGAGGAACAATGTTTAACTTCGAGGGAACTGGGAAAAAGTGTTCTCCAAAGACTGTTTTGAGAGTTCACAATCCTCAATTTTATTGGAAG ATCATGACACAGGCAGATTTAGGCCTAGCAGATGCTTACATTAatggagacttttcatttgtcgATAAAGACGAAGGtctcttgaatttcttcttg ATTCTCATAGCCAATAGAGATTTAAATGCATCCAACTCGAAATTGAAGAAGAGTAG GGGTTGGTGGACACCAATTTTATTTACGGCTGGTTTGACTTCTGCAAAGTTCTTCATGGACCATGTTTCGAGAAAAAATACTCTCACACAGGCTAGAAGGAACATTTCTAGGCATTATGACCTG AGTAATGAACTCTTTGCACTTTTCTTGGATGAAACTATGACATACTCGTCTGCAGTGTTCAAG AATGAAGATGAAGACTTGAAAGATGCACAAATGAGAAAAATATCTCTTCTGATTGAAAAA GCTAGAATAGAGAAGAAGCATGAAATTCTTGAGATTGGATGTGGATGGGGAAGTTTAGCCATTGAAGTTGTTAAAAGAACTGGTTGCAAATACACTGGTATTACTTTGTCAAAGGAGCAACTCAAGCTTGCAGAAAAAAGAGTTAAAGATGCTGGCCTTGAGGACAATATCAAATTTCTTCTATGTGACTATCGCCAATTGCGAAAGACGCATAAATATGATAGGATTATATCTTG TGAAATGATAGAAGCTGTTGGACACGAATACATGGATGAATTTTTTGGTTGTTGCGAATCAGCATTGGCCGATGATGGACTTCTTGTTCTCCAG TTCATATCAATCCCGGATGAGCGTTATGATGAGTATCGGCGCAGTTCTGATTTCATAAAGGAATACATTTTCCCAGGAGGTTGCCTGCCTTGTCTTAGCAGGATAACATCGGCCATGGCAACCACATCCAGACTATG TGTGGAGCATGTTGAAAACTTAGGAATTCATTACTACCAAACACTGAGACTGTGGAGAAAGAACTTCTTGGAAAGGGAGAG TGAAATTTTGGCTCTTGGATTCAATGAAAAGTTCATCAGAACATGGGAATATTATTTTGATTACTGTGGTGCTGGTTTTAAGTCACGAACACTTGGGAATTATCAG GTGGTTTTCTCACGTCCCGGTAATGTTACGGCATTCAGCGATCCATACAGAAGCTGGCCCTAA
- the LOC131644356 gene encoding heterogeneous nuclear ribonucleoprotein 1-like, whose product MDSDQGKLFIGGISWDTNEEKLKEHFGNYGDVLNTSVMREKNTGKPRGFGFVVFSDPSVLDRVLEDKHVIDGRTVDAKRAFSREDQPISVTSRTGNSNSGLSSGNGGNMRTKKIFVGGLPPTLAEEKFRQYFEAYGHVTDVVVMYDQNTGRPRGFGFITFDTEEAVDRVLHKTFHDLNGKQVEVKRALPKDANPGASSRMMGGAGGGSGGMGGYQGYGASGGNQNAYDGRSDSSRYMQPQSAAGGFPTYGSSAYSAAGYGYGSAGNGLGYGAAYGGYGGATAGYGGPAAATYGNPNVPNAAYAAGGPRSSWPAQAPSGYGSMGYGNTAPWGAPSGGAGSGSATAGQSPSGAAGYGNQGYGYGGYGGGYGGSDSSYGNPGVYGAVGGRTGSAPSSNASGQSGSELQGSGGSGNYMGSGYGDANGNSGYGNAAWRSEQAQASGNYGTPQGNGGQVGYGGGYGGAQTRQAQQQ is encoded by the exons ATGGATTCGGATCAGGGAAAGCTTTTCATCGGTGGGATTTCATGGGATACTAATGAGGAGAAGCTGAAGGAGCATTTCGGAAATTATGGTGATGTTTTGAACACTTCAGTTATGAGAGAGAAGAACACTGGAAAACCTAGAGGTTTTGGTTTTGTAGTTTTCTCAGATCCTTCTGTTCTCGATAGGGTTCTTGAAGACAAGCATGTTATTGACGGCAGAACG GTTGATGCCAAGAGGGCATTCTCAAGAGAGGACCAACCGATTTCTGTCACTTCAAGAACTGGAAATTCTAATTCTGGTTTGAGTTCAGGTAATGGTGGAAATATGAGGACCAAAAAGATATTTGTTGGAGGGTTACCCCCCACTCTGGCTGAAGAAAAATTTCGTCAGTACTTTGAGGCATATGGACATGTAACTGATGTTGTAGTCATGTATGATCAGAATACTGGACGACCAAGAGGATTTGGGTTTATTACATTTGATACCGAGGAGGCAGTTGATAGGGTTTTGCACAAGACATTTCATGATTTAAATGGTAAACAAGTAGAGGTAAAGCGTGCACTTCCAAAGGATGCCAATCCTGGTGCAAGTAGTCGAATGATGGGTGGTGCTGGAGGTGGTAGTGGCGGAATGGGTGGTTATCAAGGGTATGGGGCTTCTGGTGGCAACCAAAATGCATATGATGGTCGTTCGGATTCTAGTAGGTATATGCAGCCTCAAAGTGCTGCAGGTGGATTCCCAACTTATGGCTCCTCTGCATATAGCGCTGCTGGATATGGGTATGGTTCGGCTGGCAATGGCCTAGGTTATGGTGCAGCTTATGGAGGTTATGGCGGTGCCACTGCTGGTTATGGCGGACCTGCTGCCGCAACGTATGGGAACCCAAATGTCCCTAATGCTGCTTATGCTGCTGGTGGCCCAAGGAGTTCATGGCCTGCTCAGGCTCCCTCTGGCTATGGCTCTATGGGTTACGGAAATACTGCTCCTTGGGGTGCTCCAAGTGGTGGTGCTGGATCTGGTTCAGCAACTGCAGGTCAGTCCCCCAGTGGAGCTGCTGGATATGGGAATCAAGGTTACGGGTATGGTGGTTATGGTGGCGGGTACGGTGGAAGTGACAGTTCATATGGGAATCCAGGTGTATATGGTGCTGTTGGTGGGCGTACTGGGAGTGCTCCAAGTAGTAATGCTAGTGGTCAGAGTGGTAGTGAACTACAAGGTAGTGGTGGAAGTGGCAACTATATGGGCAGCGGCTATGGAGATGCAAATGGAAATTCTGGTTATGGAAATGCAGCTTGGAGATCTGAACAGGCTCAAGCATCTGGTAATTATGGGACTCCTCAGGGAAATGGTGGGCAAGTTGGTTATGGTGGTGGCTATGGTGGTGCTCAGACCCGACAAGCCCAACAACAGTAA